In Gimesia panareensis, the genomic window TCCGCTCCGGTGACCCTGGAGCAGCTGGAAGCCAACCAGGATTATCCTCAGCCGGACAACTTCAACCCGGCCCGCATCAAGGCAATGCTCTCTCAGTGGAATCAATAGACGCGATTTCTCTGAAATTGAATTTAGATTCGAGACAGCTACTGAATTTACATAAGGAAACTGACTCCATGAACTACCGTTGGCTCGCCATCATTCCCGCCCTGTTTTTATCTGCTGTAGTGAATATCGCCCCGCTTTCTGCTCAGTCAGAGCACGATGCCAAACAGGCGGTCCCCAACCTGACCGTGGCGCCGGGCCTGAAGGCAACGCTGTTTACGTCCGAACCGCGTATCAGCAGCCCGTCCAGTATGGACGTCGATGCCCAGGGGCGGGTCTGGATCTGTGAGGTCGTCAACTATCGCGCCGGGTTACGCAACATTCCGACCCGCCAGGAAGGGGACCGGATTGTCATTCTGGAAGATACGAACGGCGACGGCAAAGCCGACGAGTCGAAAGTGTTCTACCAGGGAAATGACATTAACGGTTGTCAGGGGATCTGTGTACTGGGGAACAAGGTGATTGTGGCTGCCTCGCCCAATGTCTTTCTCTTTACTGACGAAGACAACGACGGTAAGGCTGATAAAAAAGAGGTGCTGTTCAAAGTCGCGGGTGGCGAACATGACCATTCGGCACACACTTCTGTTTTCGGGCCGGACGGTCTGCTCTACTGGAACTTCGGAAACGCCGGAAAGCAGGTGTTCGACGCGGACGGGAAACCGATCCTGGAACGCGATGGACGCCCCGTGCTGGATAACGGCAAACCCTATTGGGGCGGGATGGTCTTCCGCTGCAACCTGGACGGCAGCGATTTCGAAGTGCTCGCTCACAATTTCCGTAATAATTACGAAGTCACCGTCGACTCTTTCGGCACGATGTGGCAGTCGGACAACGATGATGACGGTAACCGGGGTGTCCGCATTAACTATGTCATGGAATTCGGAAACTATGGTTATCTCGATCAGCTGACCGGAGCACGCTGGAAAACACCGCGGACGGGGATGCATGAAGAAATACCCCTGCGTCACTGGCATCTGCGTGATCCGGGAGTCGTGCCTAACCTGCTGCAGACTGGCGCCGGTTCTCCGACGGGGATCTGTATTTATGAAGGTTCTCTGCTGCCCGAGAAATATCGGAATGAAATCATTCACTCGGATGCAGGCCCGAATGTGGTGCGTGCTTATCCGGTGAAGAAAGAGGGGGCTGGCTATGAGGCGGAGATTGCCAATATTCTCACGAGTGAAAAGGACAAGTGGTTCCGTCCCTCTGATGTCTGTGTGGCCCCCGATGGTTCGCTGTTTGTGGCGGACTGGTACGATCCGGGAGTGGGGGGACACCGGATTGGCGACCAGGAACGCGGCCGGATCTTCCGGATTGCCCCGCCGGATGCGAAATATCAGTTTCAGAAACTGGACCTGAGCACGGTTGAGGGCGCGATCGCCGGGATCAAAAGCCCGAACCTCGCGACCCGCTATCTGGCCTGGAATAAGCTGCATGAGCTGCAGGAACAGGCACTGCCGCAACTCGAAGAACTCTATCAGTCTGACAACCAGAGGTTCCGCGCTCGCGCCCTCTGGCTGTTGGCTGGCATCAAGGGCAAAACGAAAGACTATGTCTCGCTGGCTGTCAAAGATGAGAATCCCGATATTCGCATCACCGGTTTACGGGCGGCCCGGCGTTACAAGCTGGATGTGATCCCCGTTGTGAAGCAGTTGGTTAAAGATTCTTCACCTCAGGTACGC contains:
- a CDS encoding PVC-type heme-binding CxxCH protein produces the protein MNYRWLAIIPALFLSAVVNIAPLSAQSEHDAKQAVPNLTVAPGLKATLFTSEPRISSPSSMDVDAQGRVWICEVVNYRAGLRNIPTRQEGDRIVILEDTNGDGKADESKVFYQGNDINGCQGICVLGNKVIVAASPNVFLFTDEDNDGKADKKEVLFKVAGGEHDHSAHTSVFGPDGLLYWNFGNAGKQVFDADGKPILERDGRPVLDNGKPYWGGMVFRCNLDGSDFEVLAHNFRNNYEVTVDSFGTMWQSDNDDDGNRGVRINYVMEFGNYGYLDQLTGARWKTPRTGMHEEIPLRHWHLRDPGVVPNLLQTGAGSPTGICIYEGSLLPEKYRNEIIHSDAGPNVVRAYPVKKEGAGYEAEIANILTSEKDKWFRPSDVCVAPDGSLFVADWYDPGVGGHRIGDQERGRIFRIAPPDAKYQFQKLDLSTVEGAIAGIKSPNLATRYLAWNKLHELQEQALPQLEELYQSDNQRFRARALWLLAGIKGKTKDYVSLAVKDENPDIRITGLRAARRYKLDVIPVVKQLVKDSSPQVRRECAIALHHSKSPQAPELWVSLVDQYDGKDRWYLEALGIGMDEQEQKFMSAWLKQAGDNWNTPVGRDLLWRSKIPLAIPYLVKIIEDPQTKQAALPRYFRALDFISGKEKNEAVAELALFKEGDNKKRETYIIAEALSRMSANVVTSDEKYQQALNQVINSSRGTPEFIKLVQKFKAKDYYPELVELGSHSGKSQTAVDAIGAALSLKQNGLIRKALASKGDNEKEQNQKLDLIWALGSASHNGANKILLAIIQDQQEPLVDRREAVRAITKSRPGAHAFLDLAEKGKIAPQLEQTAAAAMSSTIMKDVKERAAKLFPAPPTKNNKPLPPINVLAGMKGDVVDGRVMFNTKGTCAKCHVVNGMGKEVGPNLSEIGKKLSREALFESILYPSAGISHNFEAYTVVLVSGNVVNGLLVNKTDDAITLKDAEAISRTFKMDDVEEVIQQKISLMPADLQKVLTQEELINIVEYLTTLKQAKPIKKASR